Proteins encoded within one genomic window of Borrelia parkeri:
- a CDS encoding fructose-specific PTS transporter subunit EIIC, with product MFLNFLKKELIFISDKINSKEEAIKFLVDQVSKRGYTHDKTRFLQGLLERENIGDTSWENGVAIPHFIGDVVKSSFISLLYIKGDGIKWSDDNPPVNLIFLICMSKSQQGNDHIKSIAFIAKLFENDDFKNILKVMKSTDEIYSYIENVERSSTDDTTSVSKSEKIVAVCACPVGIAHTYIAAKKLEVEAKRQGYILKVETQGSIGIDNPLTETEIKDADVIILAVDKDVDEERFDGKRVYKVSTAKAINNVENVIKEAFSAPILNYKNVHSLKGMSGSSRTGFYKYLMSGVSPMIPIVASGGILIALGISLAGIGSDGPNFDKYPFYKTITDIGGVAFGMMLPILSGFIAMAIADKPGLAPGLVGGVLARDVKAGFLGAILVGFMAGFVAKWIAKRKIPEWLRPVMPIFVIPLISTIIVGFFMIYVGVYIGQFMELLENGLKALQNNSETYGIIGKLFLGLILGAMVAIDMGGPFNKVAFLFGVGMIPQVPQIMGMVASAIPVPPMAMGLATLIMPKLFEEEERESGKISFLISFIGISEGAIPFAASDPARVLPSIVLGGAVASIIAAFLGVADHAPHGGPIVLPVVDNKLGFIIAIAVGVAVATSLVIFLKSLKVKESR from the coding sequence ATGTTTTTAAATTTTTTAAAAAAGGAGCTTATTTTTATATCTGATAAAATAAATTCTAAGGAAGAAGCAATAAAATTTTTAGTTGATCAAGTGAGTAAAAGAGGTTATACTCATGATAAAACAAGATTCCTTCAGGGGTTACTTGAGAGAGAAAATATTGGTGATACATCTTGGGAGAATGGAGTTGCTATTCCACATTTTATAGGAGATGTTGTTAAATCAAGTTTTATTTCATTGCTTTACATAAAAGGCGATGGCATAAAATGGTCTGATGATAATCCCCCTGTTAATTTAATATTTTTAATTTGTATGTCAAAAAGTCAGCAAGGTAATGATCATATTAAGTCGATAGCTTTCATAGCCAAATTATTTGAGAATGATGATTTTAAAAATATATTAAAAGTTATGAAAAGTACCGATGAAATTTATTCTTATATAGAAAATGTTGAGAGGTCATCTACAGATGATACGACAAGTGTTTCTAAATCAGAAAAAATAGTGGCTGTTTGTGCTTGTCCTGTGGGAATTGCTCATACATATATTGCTGCTAAAAAGCTCGAAGTTGAGGCTAAGAGACAAGGGTACATCCTTAAAGTTGAGACCCAAGGTTCTATTGGTATTGATAATCCTTTAACAGAGACAGAGATTAAAGACGCTGATGTTATAATACTTGCGGTGGATAAGGATGTTGATGAAGAAAGATTTGATGGCAAGAGAGTTTATAAGGTCTCAACTGCAAAGGCTATCAACAATGTAGAAAATGTTATTAAAGAAGCATTTAGTGCTCCCATATTGAATTATAAAAATGTTCATTCTCTTAAAGGTATGTCTGGTAGTAGTAGAACTGGTTTTTATAAGTACTTAATGAGTGGCGTCTCTCCTATGATTCCAATTGTGGCAAGTGGTGGTATTTTAATAGCTCTTGGTATATCCTTGGCAGGGATTGGTTCTGATGGTCCAAATTTTGATAAGTATCCTTTTTATAAAACAATTACAGATATTGGTGGTGTGGCTTTTGGTATGATGTTGCCAATACTTTCAGGGTTTATTGCTATGGCAATTGCCGATAAGCCAGGTCTTGCACCAGGTCTTGTGGGGGGTGTGCTTGCCAGAGATGTTAAAGCAGGATTTTTAGGGGCAATACTTGTAGGTTTTATGGCGGGTTTTGTTGCTAAATGGATAGCAAAGAGAAAGATTCCTGAATGGCTTAGACCCGTGATGCCTATATTTGTAATTCCGTTAATAAGTACTATTATTGTTGGATTTTTCATGATTTATGTAGGTGTTTATATTGGCCAATTCATGGAATTGCTTGAGAATGGCCTTAAAGCTCTTCAAAATAATTCAGAAACTTATGGTATTATAGGAAAATTATTTCTTGGATTAATACTTGGTGCTATGGTAGCAATTGATATGGGAGGACCTTTTAATAAAGTTGCATTCCTTTTTGGTGTTGGTATGATTCCCCAAGTTCCACAAATAATGGGTATGGTTGCATCAGCTATTCCTGTTCCTCCTATGGCTATGGGACTTGCTACTCTAATTATGCCTAAATTATTTGAAGAGGAAGAGCGAGAGTCTGGAAAAATATCGTTCTTAATTTCGTTTATTGGTATTAGTGAAGGTGCTATTCCTTTTGCTGCTAGTGATCCGGCGAGAGTGTTGCCTTCAATAGTGCTTGGCGGTGCTGTTGCAAGTATCATTGCGGCATTTTTGGGTGTTGCAGACCATGCTCCGCATGGAGGGCCAATAGTTCTTCCTGTTGTTGATAACAAATTGGGTTTTATTATTGCAATAGCTGTTGGTGTTGCCGTTGCAACAAGTTTGGTTATTTTTTTAAAATCTTTAAAAGTGAAAGAATCTAGATGA
- a CDS encoding DNA/RNA non-specific endonuclease, with the protein MKKRLKILFCFYILILLGFLFLYQNPKILNNIKEIAYNYLRKLKDKIYEPEIPTELKEEYLLPKGYLTTQVIHKKYYSLGYAESARQSEWVAYQLKREMVELALTLLREKKITRSKNFFEDQDIKGIAPKLSDYLKSGYDRGHIVSSADMSFSKDAMLDTYFLSNISPQQREFNSGIWLKLEQLVRKWAILKEKIYIVSAGILTENKGFIGKNKILVPKNFYKIVLSLNNNNFYDILAFIIPNEKAQDLELRNYVVNVNLIEKKTKIDFFAKLDAEIKKIIKMKRDIRSWEFR; encoded by the coding sequence ATGAAAAAAAGACTAAAAATTTTATTCTGTTTTTACATATTAATCTTATTGGGCTTTTTATTCTTATATCAAAATCCTAAAATCTTAAATAACATAAAAGAAATAGCCTACAATTATTTAAGAAAACTCAAAGATAAAATTTACGAACCTGAAATCCCAACTGAATTAAAAGAAGAATACCTCTTACCAAAAGGATATCTTACTACCCAAGTGATACATAAAAAATACTACTCTTTAGGGTATGCTGAGAGTGCAAGACAATCAGAATGGGTAGCTTACCAATTAAAAAGAGAAATGGTTGAATTAGCTTTAACCTTGCTTAGAGAAAAAAAAATAACGAGAAGTAAAAATTTTTTTGAAGACCAAGATATTAAGGGCATTGCTCCCAAACTAAGTGATTACCTAAAAAGCGGATATGATAGAGGGCATATTGTCAGTTCTGCTGATATGTCTTTTTCTAAAGATGCAATGCTAGATACCTATTTTCTATCAAACATATCTCCTCAACAAAGAGAATTCAACTCAGGAATCTGGCTCAAACTTGAACAATTAGTTAGAAAATGGGCTATTTTAAAAGAAAAGATTTATATTGTTAGTGCAGGAATTTTAACAGAAAATAAAGGATTTATTGGAAAGAATAAAATTCTAGTCCCAAAAAATTTTTATAAAATAGTGCTATCATTAAACAATAACAACTTTTATGATATATTGGCTTTTATTATTCCAAATGAAAAGGCTCAAGACTTAGAACTCAGAAATTACGTTGTAAACGTTAATTTAATTGAAAAAAAAACTAAAATAGATTTCTTTGCAAAACTTGATGCTGAAATAAAAAAAATAATTAAAATGAAAAGAGACATACGTTCTTGGGAATTCAGATGA
- a CDS encoding diacylglycerol/polyprenol kinase family protein, translated as MFDQVFYNENIKYELYRKFFHISTLVFLLFYKLNFWVGLVSSLFFMFAYLILEIFRIMEINLFFLRGISEIIIKSREVSSYKISLSPIFLVVSIFCTYFLIDKPFSYIGIFSACLGDGLASLVGKLIPSFKLVNNKTFSGSVAVFLVAFIVCYYFFPNFIIASVVGIGAVLVELFDFEKYDNLFLPVGVATLSFILIA; from the coding sequence ATGTTTGATCAAGTTTTTTATAACGAAAATATTAAATATGAGCTTTATAGAAAATTTTTTCATATTTCTACTTTAGTATTTTTATTGTTTTATAAGTTAAATTTTTGGGTAGGTCTTGTATCTAGTCTATTTTTTATGTTTGCATATTTAATTTTGGAAATATTTAGAATTATGGAAATAAATTTATTTTTTTTAAGAGGTATATCAGAAATAATAATAAAGTCTAGAGAGGTATCTTCGTACAAAATATCTCTCTCTCCAATATTTTTGGTAGTGAGTATTTTTTGTACTTATTTTCTTATAGATAAGCCTTTTAGTTATATTGGGATATTTTCTGCATGTCTTGGAGATGGTCTTGCAAGTCTTGTTGGTAAACTAATTCCATCTTTTAAACTTGTAAATAATAAAACATTCTCAGGTAGTGTTGCTGTTTTTTTGGTTGCTTTTATTGTTTGTTATTACTTCTTTCCAAACTTTATAATAGCATCAGTTGTTGGGATTGGGGCTGTGCTTGTGGAGCTTTTTGATTTTGAAAAATACGATAATTTATTTTTGCCTGTAGGTGTAGCAACTTTATCTTTTATATTGATTGCTTAA
- a CDS encoding peptidylprolyl isomerase, with protein sequence MEKKGIFASIDTNKGNIEIELYYKIAPLTVMNFIGLSEGTIKNSVTSQPYFENIIFHRVVDEFVIQTGDPTGTGTGGPGYVFPDELNKNLSHNEPGIVSMANSGPDTNGSQFFITLADNLTYLDLKHSIFGKVVEGMDTVRNIRQGDKIERVKIIRVGEDAKAFKVDNEEFLKLKKSYESEKIADVKKYMASQLEIIDKDYKDFQKDKSGILYKINKQGNGKNVKSGNIVKVDYEGFLLSGVKFDSSIDRGKPIEFVVGSGQVIEGWDVMLSDMCEGEERVVIIPPNLAYGERSIGDVIKANSFLKFNIILRKIN encoded by the coding sequence GTGGAAAAAAAAGGAATATTTGCATCAATTGATACAAATAAAGGAAATATAGAGATTGAACTTTACTATAAAATTGCACCTCTAACAGTCATGAATTTTATAGGTCTTAGTGAAGGTACTATTAAAAATTCTGTTACAAGTCAGCCTTATTTTGAAAATATTATTTTTCATAGGGTTGTTGATGAATTTGTTATTCAGACAGGAGATCCTACCGGAACGGGTACTGGAGGTCCTGGTTATGTTTTTCCCGATGAATTAAACAAAAATTTGAGTCATAATGAACCAGGAATTGTTTCTATGGCTAATTCAGGTCCTGATACCAATGGGAGTCAGTTTTTTATTACTCTTGCAGATAATCTTACTTATCTTGATCTTAAGCATTCAATTTTTGGTAAGGTAGTTGAGGGAATGGATACGGTTCGTAATATACGTCAAGGAGATAAAATAGAGCGAGTAAAGATTATTCGTGTTGGTGAGGATGCAAAAGCTTTTAAAGTTGACAATGAAGAATTTTTAAAATTAAAAAAAAGTTATGAGTCAGAAAAGATTGCTGATGTTAAAAAATACATGGCTTCTCAGCTTGAAATAATTGACAAAGATTACAAAGATTTTCAAAAAGATAAAAGTGGTATCTTATATAAGATAAATAAACAAGGAAATGGCAAAAATGTTAAAAGTGGCAATATTGTAAAAGTAGACTATGAGGGATTTTTACTAAGTGGCGTAAAATTTGACAGTTCAATTGACAGAGGCAAGCCAATAGAGTTTGTGGTTGGGAGTGGTCAAGTGATTGAAGGTTGGGACGTAATGTTGTCGGATATGTGTGAGGGAGAGGAGAGAGTAGTAATAATTCCACCAAATCTTGCTTATGGAGAGAGAAGTATTGGTGACGTTATAAAAGCAAATTCTTTTTTGAAGTTTAATATTATTTTAAGGAAAATTAATTAA
- a CDS encoding CheR family methyltransferase: MLNISNELLLKFCNFIYENSGIRFDEKNKVVLKGRINDAIHELENINTPEQLYDLINSDKFQKEYFLDLVTTNLTRFFRNEAHFATFERFIIPNLINIKTQEGKNRIIIWSAGCSTGEEPYSLAFVLKHNLPKNFDFIIIASDLSLKSLMIAKEGYYSVKKCKHIPIQYKTYIKPHMNGYKVIDDIKKHIRFDYHNLNFESGFSEMDVIFCRNVLIYFDEKSKIRVLKRFYSSMAMKSYLFIGHSESLFGLNLPFKFLRTPWAIIYEKDDKDIPKKKFQFKNKYKL; the protein is encoded by the coding sequence ATGTTAAATATTAGCAATGAACTTCTTCTGAAATTCTGCAATTTTATATATGAAAATAGCGGAATTCGATTTGATGAAAAAAATAAAGTTGTATTAAAAGGACGAATTAATGATGCAATACATGAGCTTGAAAATATCAATACTCCAGAACAATTATATGACTTAATAAATTCGGACAAATTTCAAAAAGAATATTTCTTAGATCTAGTTACTACTAATTTAACACGATTCTTTAGAAATGAAGCTCATTTTGCAACTTTTGAAAGATTTATAATTCCAAACTTAATAAACATTAAAACTCAAGAGGGTAAAAATAGAATTATTATATGGTCTGCTGGATGCTCAACTGGAGAGGAACCATATTCACTGGCATTTGTTCTTAAACACAATCTTCCAAAGAATTTTGACTTTATTATTATTGCCTCCGATTTAAGTTTAAAATCTCTAATGATAGCAAAAGAAGGTTATTATTCTGTAAAAAAATGCAAACATATCCCAATACAATATAAAACATATATCAAACCTCACATGAATGGTTACAAAGTAATAGATGATATAAAAAAACACATACGATTTGACTATCATAACTTAAATTTTGAAAGTGGCTTTTCAGAAATGGACGTTATTTTTTGCCGCAATGTACTCATATATTTCGATGAAAAGTCTAAAATAAGGGTCTTAAAAAGATTTTATTCCTCTATGGCTATGAAAAGTTATTTATTTATTGGTCATTCAGAATCCCTTTTTGGTCTCAATCTTCCTTTTAAATTTTTAAGAACACCTTGGGCCATAATATATGAAAAGGATGATAAGGATATTCCCAAAAAAAAGTTTCAGTTTAAAAACAAATACAAATTATAA
- the cheB gene encoding chemotaxis protein CheB produces the protein MQIKIYVLVIEASSVNRKTISDIINSSLKLEVIATAANTDFALKKLKKQPDVILLSLEEETIKEITFIKKKENINNKLPVIILSSNKDIAKHAILKGADDFIIKTNDKLENIKDKIIDLLSIYGNKTIKNKIITDINFKFKTNQYSTNNKVNEENSNMTKATDNNENTNLNQEKIIDEKDLKKLKNRKFEIVVIGISTGGPAALKAILPEIPKNFPVPIIIVQHMPKGFTTEFAKSLNKICKLSVKETSNKEILQKGFIYISSGGYHTRINKINEKYQIEVFDAENVNGHKPSIGVLFKSISENVKEKAIALIMTGMGSDGSREIGEIKKAGGLTIAQDEKSSVVFGMPKIAIEENNIDYIVSISHVVKLLKAILLDG, from the coding sequence ATGCAAATAAAAATTTATGTACTCGTCATTGAAGCTTCTTCTGTTAATAGAAAAACTATATCCGACATTATAAATTCATCTTTAAAGCTTGAAGTTATTGCAACTGCAGCCAACACAGACTTCGCCCTTAAAAAACTTAAAAAACAACCAGATGTAATACTACTCAGTTTAGAAGAAGAAACAATAAAAGAAATTACTTTCATAAAAAAAAAGGAAAATATAAACAACAAGCTCCCTGTTATTATCCTCTCATCAAACAAAGACATAGCAAAGCATGCTATATTAAAAGGTGCTGATGACTTTATAATAAAAACTAATGATAAATTAGAAAACATAAAAGATAAAATTATTGATTTACTCTCAATTTACGGCAATAAAACCATAAAAAACAAAATCATAACTGACATCAATTTCAAATTCAAAACAAATCAATATTCAACAAATAATAAAGTCAACGAAGAAAATTCAAATATGACAAAAGCAACAGATAACAATGAAAATACAAACCTTAATCAAGAAAAAATAATAGATGAAAAAGATTTAAAAAAACTTAAAAACAGAAAATTTGAAATAGTTGTTATTGGAATATCTACAGGAGGACCTGCAGCACTAAAGGCAATACTACCAGAAATTCCTAAAAATTTTCCTGTACCAATAATAATTGTTCAACATATGCCAAAAGGATTTACAACAGAATTCGCAAAAAGTCTTAACAAGATTTGCAAATTATCTGTCAAAGAAACAAGTAATAAAGAAATACTTCAAAAAGGATTCATATACATAAGTTCTGGGGGATACCATACAAGAATTAATAAAATAAACGAAAAATATCAAATAGAAGTCTTCGATGCTGAAAATGTCAATGGACACAAACCTTCTATAGGAGTACTCTTTAAGTCAATATCAGAAAATGTGAAAGAAAAAGCAATAGCTTTAATAATGACTGGAATGGGAAGTGATGGCTCTAGAGAAATTGGAGAGATTAAAAAAGCTGGCGGACTAACTATTGCACAAGATGAGAAAAGTTCCGTGGTTTTTGGAATGCCCAAAATAGCAATAGAAGAAAATAATATAGACTATATAGTTTCAATAAGTCATGTGGTAAAATTATTAAAAGCCATTCTTCTTGATGGTTAA
- a CDS encoding TraB/GumN family protein, which produces MDIKKENTEDCFLHVSTLDIDYDKIYVLGTAHVSKKSSQDTATLIETLKPDFIAVELDEARYHAILKTDENEKWRNLDIYKVIKQGKAFLLIVQIILNNFQKKLAKEQGINPGEEMKTAILKAKEHNIPLILADRKVETTLKRAWNCVPTFEKVKIISSLFSFSDIKVTQDEIEKLKEQDVLSNMMEELAKEIPTVKKVLIDERDEFIASKILEGSGTILAVVGAGHVKGIIANLKEIKENKKIVNIDNLNIIPKNTFSVSKLISYFIAISIVILMASSFYFKGFDFAYKNLEFWIICNSLFAGLAALLLRANIITIITASIGAPIFSLIPFIGTGMVAGLVEAYINKPKIKDFEKLQEDLENIKGYFKNKVTKILLIVFFVNIGSAIGTIVGFKFLLNIFS; this is translated from the coding sequence TTGGACATCAAAAAAGAGAATACTGAAGATTGTTTTTTACACGTTAGCACTCTTGACATAGACTATGACAAAATATACGTACTAGGAACAGCACATGTATCAAAAAAAAGTTCACAAGACACAGCTACCTTAATTGAAACATTAAAGCCAGACTTTATTGCCGTTGAACTTGATGAGGCTCGTTACCACGCAATCCTAAAAACAGATGAAAACGAAAAATGGCGCAATTTAGATATATATAAAGTAATAAAACAAGGAAAAGCATTTTTATTAATAGTACAAATCATTTTAAATAATTTTCAAAAAAAATTAGCAAAAGAACAAGGAATTAATCCTGGAGAAGAGATGAAAACGGCAATTTTAAAAGCTAAAGAGCACAACATACCGTTAATACTTGCGGACAGAAAAGTTGAGACAACTCTAAAGAGAGCATGGAATTGTGTCCCAACTTTTGAAAAAGTCAAAATAATATCAAGCTTGTTTTCATTCTCAGACATAAAAGTCACACAAGATGAAATTGAAAAACTCAAAGAACAAGATGTTCTATCAAATATGATGGAAGAACTTGCAAAAGAAATTCCTACTGTAAAAAAAGTTTTAATTGATGAAAGAGATGAATTTATAGCAAGTAAAATACTTGAGGGTTCAGGAACAATTCTTGCAGTTGTTGGAGCTGGTCATGTAAAGGGCATAATAGCAAATTTAAAAGAAATTAAAGAAAACAAAAAGATTGTCAACATTGACAATCTCAATATCATACCTAAAAATACTTTCTCGGTGAGTAAATTAATATCTTACTTTATAGCAATCTCAATTGTCATACTGATGGCAAGTTCATTCTACTTTAAAGGCTTTGATTTTGCATATAAAAATTTAGAGTTTTGGATAATATGTAACTCTTTATTTGCAGGTCTTGCGGCTCTTTTACTAAGAGCCAATATTATAACGATAATAACAGCATCAATTGGTGCTCCAATATTTTCCCTAATTCCATTTATTGGGACAGGTATGGTTGCGGGTCTTGTTGAAGCTTACATAAATAAACCAAAAATAAAAGATTTTGAAAAATTACAAGAAGATTTGGAAAACATAAAAGGATATTTTAAGAACAAAGTCACAAAAATTTTATTAATAGTATTTTTCGTAAACATTGGGTCTGCAATTGGAACAATTGTTGGATTTAAATTCTTGTTAAATATCTTTAGCTAA
- a CDS encoding adenylate kinase, with product MKLVFLGPPGSGKGTIAKILSGKLNYYHISTGDLFRANISNSTPLGKEIKQIVENGQLVPDSITIKIVEDKINTLANKDNFILDGFPRNINQAKALDTFLQNIQIINFLLDEAILIKRLSGRRICQSCGGIFNIYTLPTKEKGICDLCKGTLYQRKDDVEESLKIRLQEYHLQTKPLIDFYSKSNRLNNINASKDIDGVEKSLIEIISKY from the coding sequence ATGAAACTTGTTTTTTTAGGACCTCCGGGTTCTGGAAAAGGCACAATTGCCAAGATCTTATCAGGCAAACTAAATTACTATCATATTTCAACAGGAGACCTATTTAGAGCAAACATATCAAATTCTACACCTCTTGGTAAGGAAATCAAACAAATAGTTGAAAATGGACAATTAGTACCTGACTCAATTACAATCAAAATTGTTGAAGATAAAATCAATACCCTTGCAAATAAGGATAATTTTATTCTTGATGGATTTCCTAGAAACATCAATCAAGCTAAAGCTCTAGATACGTTCTTGCAAAATATTCAAATAATAAACTTTTTACTTGATGAAGCGATACTAATAAAAAGGCTTTCTGGAAGAAGAATATGCCAATCCTGCGGCGGAATATTTAACATATATACACTTCCTACAAAAGAAAAGGGCATTTGTGATCTTTGCAAAGGAACCCTTTACCAACGAAAAGATGACGTAGAAGAGTCTTTAAAAATCAGACTTCAAGAATATCATTTACAGACAAAACCTCTAATAGATTTTTACTCAAAAAGCAACAGGCTTAATAATATAAATGCATCAAAGGATATTGATGGAGTAGAAAAAAGCTTAATAGAAATAATATCAAAGTATTAA
- a CDS encoding GGDEF domain-containing response regulator, with translation MTKSMILDNFEEISVEPQKLLLVDDTPTNLDLLIDILQHKYEIRVALNGFDALKQVEIASPDLILLDVLLPDVSGYEVCKRLKNDPETKDIPVIFISSSDSTDAQLEGFSVGGVDYILKPFNGRIIDARIKTHLELKRLRDYFKNLARIDGLTQIPNRRFFTDKFAKSWMQALEHKNNVIVGMLDIDYFKKYNDNYGHTNGDECLRLIAKSLNKIAIKYKIDIARYGGEEFILFSVNKSLNEVIKIVSILIEDIRNLEIIHEYSNISNFVTVSIGLAEQIPYDSNFTNIIKLADDKLYEAKISGRNQCKY, from the coding sequence ATGACTAAAAGTATGATTTTGGATAATTTTGAGGAAATTTCAGTTGAACCTCAAAAATTGCTACTTGTGGATGATACACCCACAAATTTAGATCTATTAATAGATATATTGCAACATAAGTATGAGATTAGGGTTGCATTAAATGGGTTTGATGCTTTAAAACAGGTTGAGATTGCTAGTCCTGATTTGATCCTTCTTGATGTATTGCTTCCAGATGTTAGCGGTTATGAGGTTTGCAAAAGGCTTAAAAATGATCCTGAGACTAAAGATATTCCTGTAATCTTTATCAGTTCAAGCGATTCTACCGATGCTCAACTTGAAGGATTTAGTGTCGGTGGGGTGGATTATATTTTAAAACCTTTTAATGGCAGGATAATTGATGCAAGAATTAAAACCCATCTTGAACTTAAAAGACTTAGGGACTATTTTAAAAATCTTGCAAGAATTGATGGTCTAACTCAAATTCCTAATAGAAGGTTTTTTACAGATAAGTTTGCTAAGTCTTGGATGCAAGCTTTGGAGCATAAAAATAATGTCATTGTGGGAATGTTAGATATTGATTATTTTAAAAAATATAATGATAACTATGGACATACCAATGGTGATGAATGTCTTAGGTTGATTGCAAAGAGTTTGAATAAAATTGCCATTAAATATAAGATAGATATTGCTCGTTATGGTGGTGAGGAATTTATTTTATTTTCTGTAAATAAGAGTTTGAACGAAGTGATTAAGATTGTTAGTATTTTAATTGAAGATATTAGGAATTTAGAAATAATTCATGAGTACAGTAATATTTCTAATTTTGTTACAGTTTCAATTGGTCTTGCTGAACAAATTCCTTATGATTCCAATTTCACCAATATTATTAAACTTGCTGATGACAAATTATATGAAGCTAAGATCTCTGGTCGCAATCAATGTAAATATTAA